In Phragmites australis chromosome 16, lpPhrAust1.1, whole genome shotgun sequence, one DNA window encodes the following:
- the LOC133895743 gene encoding protein PHOTOSYSTEM I ASSEMBLY 2, chloroplastic-like isoform X1: MAGTGSHSLLSPASSLSPAFLSRHRAAAVGGGNRRPSKVRPQIRCCSKDEGSKECADKSSSKGKVEEHTPSRRKCIACLCAVTLISASGPTICAPNGLAADMMNKSGTQKAVCRNCNGSGAVICDMCGGTGKWKALNRKRAKDVYEFTECPNCYGRGKLVCPVCLGTGLPNNKGLLRRPEAKELLDRMYNGKILPNS, from the exons ATGGCGGGCACCGGCAGCCACTCGCTCCTCTCGCCGGCCTCGTCTCTGTCCCCCGCGTTCCTCTCGCGCCACCGAGCTGCCGCCGTCGGTGGAGGAAACCGCCGGCCGAGTAAAG TGCGACCCCAgatcaggtgttgctcgaaagACGAAGGTTCGAAGGAATGCGCAGACAAGTCCTCCAGTAAGGGCAAGGTT GAAGAACATACTCCTTCAAGACGAAAATGTATTGCTTGCCTTTGTGCTGTGACACTAATCAGTGCATCAGGCCCAACAATTTGTGCACCAAACGGACTCGCCGCAGATATGATGAACAAGTCTGGCACACAGAAAGCTGTATGCCGAAACTGTAACGGCAGCGGTGCTGTAATAT GTGACATGTGTGGCGGCACAGGAAAATGGAAGGCCCTCAACCGAAAGAGAGCAAAAGATGTTTATGAATTCACAGAATGCCCCAACTGCTATG GGCGGGGGAAGCTGGTTTGCCCAGTATGTCTTGGAACTGGCCTGCCGAACAACAAGGGACTCCTCCGGCGAccagaagcaaaagaattacTCGACAGGATGTACAATGGTAAGATATTGCCAAACTCGTAG
- the LOC133895743 gene encoding protein PHOTOSYSTEM I ASSEMBLY 2, chloroplastic-like isoform X2: MAGTGSHSLLSPASSLSPAFLSRHRAAAVGGGNRRPSKVRPQIRCCSKDEGSKECADKSSSKGKEEHTPSRRKCIACLCAVTLISASGPTICAPNGLAADMMNKSGTQKAVCRNCNGSGAVICDMCGGTGKWKALNRKRAKDVYEFTECPNCYGRGKLVCPVCLGTGLPNNKGLLRRPEAKELLDRMYNGKILPNS, from the exons ATGGCGGGCACCGGCAGCCACTCGCTCCTCTCGCCGGCCTCGTCTCTGTCCCCCGCGTTCCTCTCGCGCCACCGAGCTGCCGCCGTCGGTGGAGGAAACCGCCGGCCGAGTAAAG TGCGACCCCAgatcaggtgttgctcgaaagACGAAGGTTCGAAGGAATGCGCAGACAAGTCCTCCAGTAAGGGCAAG GAAGAACATACTCCTTCAAGACGAAAATGTATTGCTTGCCTTTGTGCTGTGACACTAATCAGTGCATCAGGCCCAACAATTTGTGCACCAAACGGACTCGCCGCAGATATGATGAACAAGTCTGGCACACAGAAAGCTGTATGCCGAAACTGTAACGGCAGCGGTGCTGTAATAT GTGACATGTGTGGCGGCACAGGAAAATGGAAGGCCCTCAACCGAAAGAGAGCAAAAGATGTTTATGAATTCACAGAATGCCCCAACTGCTATG GGCGGGGGAAGCTGGTTTGCCCAGTATGTCTTGGAACTGGCCTGCCGAACAACAAGGGACTCCTCCGGCGAccagaagcaaaagaattacTCGACAGGATGTACAATGGTAAGATATTGCCAAACTCGTAG